The proteins below are encoded in one region of Lagenorhynchus albirostris chromosome 7, mLagAlb1.1, whole genome shotgun sequence:
- the BLK gene encoding tyrosine-protein kinase Blk: MGVVSSKRQVKEKGKGRWSPEKASTQGKEAPPLPPLVVFNHLAPPPPDTRHPDQEEHFVVALYDYKAVNDRDLQMLKGEKLQILKEAGDWWLAKSLITGREGYVPSNFVTRIETLEVEKWFFRSICRRDAERQLLAPINKAGSFLIRESETSKGAFSLSVKDVTTQGEVIKHYKIRSLDEGGYYISPRNTFPTLQALVQHYSKKGDGLCQRLTQPCVSLALQNPWAQDEWEIPRQSLKLVRKLGSGQFGEVWMGYYKNNIKVAIKTLKEGTMSPEAFLGEANLMKTLQHERLVRLYAVVTKEPIYIVTEYMARGCLLDFLKTDEGSRLSLPRLIDMSAQIAEGMAYIEQMNSIHRDLRAANILVSETLCCKIGDFGLARIIDNEYTAQEGAKFPIKWTAPEAIHFGVFTIKADVWSFGILLMEIITYGRVPYPGMSNPEVIGNLGRGYRMPRPDSCPPELYSSVIAECWRSRPEERPTFEFLQSVLEDFHTATEGQYELQP, from the exons ATGGGAGTGGTGAGCAGCAAAAGGCAGGtcaaggagaaggggaagggcagATGGAGCCCCGAGAAGGCCAGCACCCAGGGCAAAGAGGCCCCACCACTGCCGCCCCTG GTCGTGTTTAACCACCTGGCTCCGCCCCCTCCTGACACCAGGCACCCGGACCAAG AGGAGCACTTCGTGGTGGCCCTGTATGACTACAAAGCCGTGAACGACCGGGACCTGCAGATGCTGAAGGGGGAGAAGCTGCAGATCCTGAAGGA AGCTGGAGACTGGTGGTTGGCCAAGTCTCTCATCACAGGAAGAGAAGGCTACGTGCCCAGCAACTTTGTGACCCGAATAGAGACCCTGGAAGTGGAAAA GTGGTTCTTTAGATCAATTTGCCGGAGAGATGCCGAGAGGCAGCTTCTGGCTCCAATCAATAAGGCCGGCTCCTTTCTAATTAGAGAGAGCGAAACCAGCAAAG GTgccttttctctgtctgtgaaggATGTGACCACCCAGGGGGAGGTGATCAAACACTACAAGATCCGCTCCCTGGATGAAGGCGGCTATTACATCTCCCCCCGAAACACCTTCCCCACCCTGCAGGCTCTGGTGCAGCACTATTCTA AGAAGGGGGATGGTTTGTGCCAGAGGCTGACCCAACCCTGTGTGAGCCTGGCTCTCCAGAACCCCTGGGCCCAGGACGAATGGGAAATCCCCCGGCAGTCTCTCAAGCTGGTCAGGAAACTTGGGTCTGGGCAGTTTGGCGAAGTCTGGATGG GTTATTACAAAAACAACATCAAGGTGGCCATCAAGACCTTGAAGGAGGGAACCATGTCTCCGGAGGCCTTCCTGGGTGAGGCCAAcctgatgaaaactctccagcaCGAGAGGCTGGTCCGTCTCTACGCCGTGGTCACCAAGGAGCCCATCTACATCGTGACCGAGTACATGGCCAGAG GCTGCTTGCTGGATTTCCTGAAGACGGATGAAGGTAGCCGATTGTCCCTCCCAAGGCTGATCGACATGTCGGCCCAG ATTGCAGAAGGAATGGCGTATATCGAGCAGATGAATTCAATCCACCGGGACCTGAGGGCGGCCAACATCCTGGTGTCTGAGACCTTGTGCTGCAAAATCGGTGACTTCGGCTTGGCCCGGATCATCGACAATGAGTACACCGCCCAAGAGG GGGCCAAGTTCCCCATCAAGTGGACTGCCCCAGAGGCCATCCACTTCGGGGTGTTCACCATCAAAGCAGACGTGTGGTCATTTGGAATCCTCCTCATGGAGATCATCACTTATGGGCGTGTGCCCTACCCAG GGATGAGCAACCCCGAAGTCATTGGCAACCTGGGACGCGGCTACCGCATGCCGCGCCCAGACTCGTGCCCACCCGAGCTGTACAGCAGCGTCATCGCCGAGTGCTGGCGCAGCCGGCCTGAGGAGCGGCCCACCTTTGAGTTCCTGCAGTCGGTGCTCGAGGACTTCCACACGGCCACCGAGGGCCAGTACGAGCTGCAGCCCTAG